From the genome of Proteus vulgaris, one region includes:
- the wzz(fepE) gene encoding LPS O-antigen length regulator Wzz(fepE), with product MNSKLSKPQSSEIDKGNFDDFYLKQNDEIDLFELFSVIYKSKFVIIGITLLFAIVGFTVASFLPQKWTSQAAITKPMLDEMKQLRATLTELSLVDVDTGVNGSSVYQKFINNYNSRVLREEYLISTDYYKSLLAKMEEPTPLDKRKLIEEIVTKDINLKASDDKNSEEEFSGEINLSFTAPTSEEAYDLLSGYIRFISTKVRMEVKDEIDDQIERKLSFAQKAYEMDLERIANARNVNVQRLKYALEIANAAGVKKPISSEGAQIKDDPDYSIAMGSDALSSKLAITEAITDPTTVSADLKNRLYNMKQLEKVKLDELQFVPFKYMLKPYEPTKKDAPKRALILVGAAFVGFILSVMGVLLSYMARSRRKTA from the coding sequence ATGAATAGTAAGCTTTCAAAACCACAATCTTCAGAAATTGATAAAGGGAATTTTGATGACTTTTATCTAAAACAGAACGATGAAATCGATCTTTTTGAATTATTTTCTGTTATTTATAAATCAAAATTTGTCATTATTGGTATCACGTTATTATTTGCTATCGTTGGCTTTACTGTTGCAAGTTTTTTACCCCAAAAATGGACAAGCCAAGCTGCAATTACCAAGCCAATGCTCGATGAAATGAAGCAATTAAGAGCGACATTGACTGAACTAAGCCTAGTGGATGTTGATACGGGTGTTAATGGTTCTTCTGTTTATCAAAAATTTATCAATAACTATAACTCTCGTGTTTTGCGTGAAGAGTATTTGATAAGCACAGATTATTACAAAAGCTTGTTGGCTAAAATGGAAGAGCCAACGCCACTCGATAAACGTAAATTAATTGAAGAAATCGTAACGAAAGATATTAATTTAAAAGCTTCAGATGATAAAAACAGTGAAGAAGAGTTTAGTGGCGAAATTAATCTAAGCTTTACGGCACCAACCTCAGAAGAGGCTTACGATTTACTTTCAGGCTATATTCGTTTTATTTCCACCAAAGTACGTATGGAAGTGAAAGACGAGATTGATGATCAAATTGAACGTAAATTAAGCTTTGCTCAAAAAGCGTATGAAATGGATTTAGAACGTATTGCTAATGCACGTAATGTAAATGTTCAACGCTTAAAATATGCGTTAGAGATTGCTAATGCGGCAGGAGTAAAAAAACCAATTTCAAGTGAAGGCGCACAAATTAAAGATGACCCTGATTACTCTATTGCCATGGGTTCTGATGCGTTAAGTAGTAAATTGGCTATCACAGAAGCTATCACTGATCCAACAACAGTGAGTGCTGATCTGAAAAACCGTTTATATAACATGAAGCAGTTAGAAAAAGTGAAATTAGATGAGCTTCAATTTGTACCATTCAAATATATGTTGAAGCCTTATGAACCCACTAAAAAAGATGCGCCTAAACGTGCTCTGATTTTAGTCGGTGCTGCTTTTGTTGGTTTTATCCTTTCTGTAATGGGTGTTTTACTGAGCTATATGGCAAGAAGCCGTCGTAAAACCGCATAA
- the adk gene encoding adenylate kinase has product MRIILLGAPGAGKGTQAQFIKENYGIPQISTGDMLRAAVSAGTELGLKAKALMDNGQLVTDELVIALVKERIKQDDCRNGFLLDGFPRTIPQADAMKEAGINVDFVLEFAVPDDIIVERIIGRRVHAPSGRVYHVKFNPPKVENRDDVTGEELTTRKDDQEETVRKRLVEYHTQTAPLVSYYQNEAKASNAKYFKVDGTQKVSEINAELKSILG; this is encoded by the coding sequence ATGCGTATCATTCTGCTAGGCGCTCCAGGCGCTGGTAAAGGCACTCAGGCTCAATTCATTAAAGAAAACTATGGTATCCCACAGATTTCAACTGGTGATATGTTACGTGCGGCAGTAAGTGCAGGTACAGAACTAGGACTGAAAGCAAAAGCACTGATGGACAATGGTCAGTTAGTTACTGATGAATTAGTTATTGCGTTAGTTAAAGAGCGCATCAAACAAGACGATTGCCGTAATGGTTTCTTGTTGGATGGGTTCCCAAGAACAATTCCGCAAGCTGATGCAATGAAAGAAGCAGGGATCAATGTGGATTTCGTACTGGAATTCGCAGTACCAGATGACATCATTGTAGAACGTATTATTGGCCGTCGTGTTCACGCACCATCAGGTCGTGTTTATCATGTGAAATTTAATCCACCTAAAGTGGAAAATCGTGATGACGTGACAGGTGAAGAGTTAACAACACGTAAAGATGACCAAGAAGAAACCGTTCGTAAACGTTTAGTTGAGTATCATACTCAAACGGCACCGTTAGTTTCTTATTATCAGAATGAAGCTAAAGCAAGCAATGCAAAATACTTCAAAGTTGATGGTACACAAAAAGTTAGCGAAATTAATGCTGAACTGAAAAGTATCCTTGGCTAA
- the hemH gene encoding ferrochelatase, translated as MNHAKYGVLLVNLGTPDAPTTGAVRRYLAQFLSDPRVVDVSPLIWKPILQGAILPFRSPKVAKLYQQIWMKEGSPLLVYSRAQQRALAQRLPNIPVELGMCYGNPSLNEGIEKLLQQGVENLILLPLYPQYSCSTSAAVFDGVSKILKGMRTIPSLNFIRSYPEHPLYIKALVTSIEKSFQQYGKPDRLILSFHGIPERFIKTGDIYYDECCLTTEKLKEQLEIQLGYPKKQVMLTFQSRFGREPWLSPYTDKTMEKLGSEGVKHVQVVCPGFSSDCLETLEEINEQNREFFIHGGGKQYEYIPALNDEPGHIDLLEVMIREICKK; from the coding sequence ATGAATCATGCTAAGTATGGCGTTCTTCTCGTTAATCTTGGTACACCTGATGCGCCGACAACGGGTGCTGTCCGACGTTATTTAGCACAATTTCTTAGCGATCCTCGTGTTGTTGATGTTTCTCCTTTAATTTGGAAACCAATATTACAGGGCGCGATATTGCCGTTTCGTTCTCCTAAAGTAGCAAAACTTTATCAACAAATATGGATGAAAGAAGGTTCCCCTCTGTTAGTTTATAGTCGCGCCCAACAACGCGCGCTTGCTCAGCGATTACCTAATATACCTGTGGAATTAGGGATGTGTTATGGCAATCCATCGCTAAATGAAGGGATTGAAAAACTGTTACAACAAGGTGTTGAGAACCTTATTTTGTTACCACTTTATCCTCAATACTCTTGTTCTACCTCTGCCGCGGTATTTGATGGTGTAAGCAAAATATTGAAAGGGATGCGCACTATTCCATCCTTAAATTTTATTCGTAGCTACCCTGAACATCCGCTTTATATCAAAGCACTTGTTACCTCTATTGAGAAGAGCTTTCAGCAATATGGAAAACCTGATCGTTTAATTCTCTCTTTCCATGGTATTCCAGAGCGATTTATTAAAACAGGGGATATTTATTATGATGAATGTTGCCTTACAACTGAAAAGCTTAAAGAACAATTAGAAATACAATTAGGCTACCCTAAAAAGCAGGTCATGTTGACATTCCAATCACGTTTCGGACGTGAGCCTTGGTTATCACCTTATACTGATAAAACAATGGAAAAGTTGGGAAGTGAAGGTGTTAAACACGTTCAAGTTGTATGCCCGGGCTTTTCATCTGATTGTTTGGAAACATTAGAAGAAATTAACGAACAGAACCGTGAATTCTTTATTCATGGAGGGGGAAAACAGTATGAATATATCCCTGCATTAAATGATGAACCTGGGCATATTGACTTGCTAGAGGTGATGATCCGTGAGATATGCAAAAAATAA
- the ybaL gene encoding YbaL family putative K(+) efflux transporter encodes MPHSTPLITTIVGGLALAYILGMIAQRLKISPLVGYLAAGVLAGPFTPGFVADTSLAPELAEIGVILLMFGVGLHFSLKDLMAVKAIAIPGAIAQIAVATLLGLGLSAFFGWGLFSGIVFGLCLSTASTVVLLRALEERGLIDSQRGQIAIGWLIVEDLAMVLALVLLPAAANMLESSDQTSVSQLMINLGITIGKVVAFILIMMVVGRKLIPWILAKTAATGSRELFTLCVLALALGIAYAAVTLFDASFALGAFFAGMVLNESDLSHRAAQDTLPLRDAFAVLFFVSVGMLFDPMVLIEHPLGILATLAIIIIGKSAAALVLVRMFGHSRRTALTISASLAQIGEFAFILAGLGVALNVLEPDARNLVLAGALVSIMLNPVLFSLLDRYLAKTETKEEVEQLQQEELEEEMPVPVDICGHAIIVGYGRAGSMLSEKLLAKSIPLVIIENSRNKFTELKEKSLNTVLGNASTKESLALARIDCAKSLLLTIPNGYEAADIAETARSMNPDLNIIVRAHFDDIIVRANYDEEASFILEKGANHVIIDEDQTASAMADMLVKEVEFGCAIDDTPENGQQIIAPSAAQ; translated from the coding sequence ATGCCGCATTCAACACCCCTCATTACCACCATTGTTGGTGGGTTAGCACTTGCTTACATTTTAGGCATGATCGCTCAACGGCTAAAAATCTCACCTTTAGTAGGATATCTTGCTGCGGGTGTACTCGCTGGCCCATTTACCCCAGGCTTTGTCGCTGATACCTCTCTCGCCCCTGAACTCGCTGAAATCGGCGTCATTCTGCTAATGTTTGGCGTGGGTTTACATTTTTCTTTAAAAGATCTTATGGCGGTAAAAGCTATCGCTATTCCGGGTGCTATTGCGCAAATTGCAGTCGCAACACTATTAGGATTGGGATTATCGGCATTTTTTGGCTGGGGTTTATTTAGTGGCATTGTATTCGGTTTATGTCTATCAACGGCAAGTACCGTTGTTCTTTTACGAGCACTTGAAGAAAGAGGCCTGATTGATAGCCAACGAGGCCAAATTGCTATTGGTTGGCTGATAGTTGAAGACCTAGCAATGGTATTAGCCCTTGTGCTACTACCCGCTGCCGCCAATATGCTGGAAAGTAGCGACCAAACCAGTGTTTCTCAACTGATGATTAATTTAGGGATCACTATCGGTAAAGTCGTTGCCTTTATCTTAATCATGATGGTTGTCGGCCGTAAGCTTATTCCTTGGATTTTAGCCAAAACCGCAGCAACGGGCTCTCGTGAACTCTTTACGTTATGTGTGTTAGCTCTAGCCTTAGGTATCGCTTATGCCGCTGTAACCTTATTTGATGCTTCTTTCGCATTAGGCGCATTCTTTGCCGGTATGGTACTCAATGAGTCTGATTTAAGCCACAGAGCTGCTCAAGATACTTTGCCACTGCGTGATGCCTTTGCAGTACTGTTCTTTGTGTCTGTAGGTATGCTGTTTGATCCTATGGTCTTAATTGAACACCCACTCGGCATCTTAGCAACGTTGGCTATCATTATTATTGGTAAATCAGCAGCAGCGCTGGTACTTGTACGAATGTTTGGGCATTCTAGACGAACAGCCCTAACTATTTCTGCTAGTCTTGCTCAAATTGGTGAATTTGCCTTTATTCTTGCTGGTCTTGGTGTTGCTCTAAACGTTTTAGAGCCAGATGCACGTAATCTTGTTTTAGCCGGCGCTTTAGTTTCTATTATGCTAAACCCAGTATTGTTCTCTTTATTAGACCGTTATCTGGCAAAAACAGAGACAAAAGAAGAAGTGGAACAACTACAACAAGAAGAGCTGGAAGAAGAGATGCCAGTTCCTGTTGATATCTGTGGCCACGCTATTATCGTTGGCTATGGACGCGCGGGAAGTATGCTTTCTGAAAAATTATTAGCTAAATCTATTCCATTGGTTATTATCGAAAATAGCCGTAATAAATTCACGGAATTAAAAGAGAAAAGCTTAAATACGGTACTGGGTAATGCTTCAACAAAAGAATCACTTGCTTTAGCCCGTATTGATTGTGCTAAATCTTTACTACTGACTATCCCTAATGGTTATGAAGCCGCTGATATTGCCGAAACAGCAAGAAGTATGAACCCTGATTTAAATATCATTGTTCGTGCTCATTTCGACGATATTATTGTTCGGGCTAACTACGATGAAGAAGCATCTTTTATCCTTGAAAAAGGTGCAAATCACGTCATTATCGATGAAGATCAAACTGCATCTGCAATGGCTGATATGTTAGTGAAGGAAGTAGAGTTTGGTTGTGCTATTGATGATACTCCTGAAAATGGTCAGCAAATTATTGCTCCAAGTGCAGCACAATAA
- the modA gene encoding molybdate ABC transporter substrate-binding protein: protein MTFSLFAAGSLKATLPAFIEHYQQKTGEKWALTFGPAGLLRQRIEQGEVCHLFLSADKNNPQQLIDKGLALQYAPFIANQLCITTRRNDINELDTWLTVLSNTALKLAISTPKSDPSGDYSWQLFDNIAQIDPDLSQTLKIRALSLVGGEHSLTIPKGRMAAHYLITTHQADAFIGYQHYQTQLSEFPELKTFTIPKPFNVTAHYCATLIHSQAYSLYQEILSPYAKDYFIKAGFLPLS, encoded by the coding sequence ATGACATTTTCCCTTTTTGCAGCAGGTAGCTTAAAAGCAACGCTACCTGCTTTTATTGAGCATTATCAGCAAAAAACTGGTGAAAAGTGGGCACTTACATTTGGGCCTGCAGGATTATTACGCCAACGTATTGAACAAGGAGAAGTTTGTCATTTATTTCTTTCTGCTGATAAAAATAATCCACAGCAATTAATCGATAAAGGTTTAGCACTACAATATGCCCCTTTTATTGCAAATCAACTTTGCATTACAACTCGTCGTAATGATATTAATGAGCTGGATACTTGGCTTACTGTATTATCAAATACCGCATTAAAATTAGCGATATCCACACCAAAATCTGATCCATCAGGTGATTATAGTTGGCAGCTTTTTGATAATATTGCACAAATTGATCCTGATTTAAGCCAGACATTAAAAATAAGAGCGCTCTCTTTAGTTGGCGGTGAACATTCACTTACTATTCCTAAAGGTAGAATGGCAGCCCATTACTTAATTACAACTCATCAAGCCGATGCCTTTATTGGTTACCAGCACTATCAAACACAATTAAGTGAATTTCCTGAACTAAAAACATTCACTATTCCAAAACCTTTTAATGTCACAGCACACTATTGTGCAACACTCATCCATTCACAAGCTTATAGTTTATATCAGGAAATTTTATCCCCTTATGCAAAAGACTATTTTATTAAAGCCGGATTTTTACCGCTAAGCTGA
- a CDS encoding inosine/guanosine kinase codes for MKFPGKRKSKHYFPVSLRDPLLQPIINMTESESSRAYIVGIDQTLVDIEAKVDEAFITRYNLSQGHSLVIEDDVAEALYRELTDNNLITHEFAGGTIGNTLHNYSVLADDRSVLLGTMCNNIQIGSYAYRYLCNTSSRTDLNYLQGVDGAIGRCFTLITENGERTFAISPGQMNQLQPESIPEEVIAEASALVLTAYLVRCKPGEPMPLATMKAIEYAKKYDVPVVLTLGTKYVIADDPQWWRDFLKEHVSVVAMNEDEAFELTGHSDPLLASDVALEWVDLVLCTAGPAGLYMGGYTEQSFKRQTTHPLLPGAIAEFNRYEFSRAMRYKDCEEPEKVYSHIEPYMGGPEKIMNTNGAGDAALSALLHDITANSYHRINVPNSSKHPRTYLTYSSLAQVCKYANRVSYQVLSQHSPRLTRGLPEKEDSLEEAYWER; via the coding sequence ATGAAATTCCCTGGCAAACGAAAATCCAAACACTATTTTCCCGTTAGTTTACGAGATCCTTTACTACAACCCATCATCAATATGACGGAGAGCGAATCTTCGCGCGCCTATATTGTCGGCATTGACCAAACATTGGTGGATATCGAAGCGAAAGTTGATGAGGCATTTATTACCCGTTATAACTTGAGTCAGGGACACTCTCTAGTTATTGAAGATGATGTCGCAGAAGCGCTTTATCGTGAATTAACAGATAATAACTTAATCACTCACGAATTTGCGGGTGGCACTATTGGTAATACACTGCATAATTACTCTGTATTGGCTGATGACCGTTCTGTGTTATTAGGTACTATGTGTAATAACATTCAGATTGGTAGCTATGCTTATCGCTATTTATGTAACACGTCTAGCCGCACTGATTTGAATTATCTTCAAGGTGTTGATGGTGCTATTGGGCGCTGTTTTACGCTGATCACAGAAAATGGTGAACGTACTTTTGCAATTAGCCCAGGCCAAATGAACCAACTTCAGCCTGAGAGTATTCCAGAAGAGGTGATTGCAGAAGCTTCTGCATTGGTTTTAACCGCTTATTTAGTGCGTTGTAAACCTGGTGAGCCAATGCCTTTGGCTACCATGAAAGCGATTGAATATGCGAAAAAGTATGACGTACCCGTAGTGCTTACATTAGGTACTAAATATGTTATTGCAGATGATCCACAATGGTGGCGTGATTTCCTAAAAGAGCATGTATCTGTTGTGGCAATGAATGAAGATGAAGCATTTGAGTTAACAGGGCATTCTGATCCTCTCCTTGCCTCTGATGTCGCATTAGAATGGGTTGACTTAGTTCTTTGTACCGCAGGCCCCGCAGGGCTTTATATGGGGGGGTATACGGAACAAAGCTTTAAACGTCAAACAACGCATCCTTTATTACCTGGTGCAATTGCTGAATTTAACCGTTATGAATTTAGCCGTGCAATGCGCTACAAAGATTGTGAAGAGCCAGAAAAAGTTTATTCCCATATTGAGCCTTATATGGGTGGCCCTGAGAAAATCATGAATACAAATGGTGCGGGTGATGCAGCATTATCGGCATTACTGCATGATATTACAGCAAATAGTTACCATCGAATTAATGTGCCGAATTCGAGTAAGCATCCTCGAACTTATTTAACCTACTCATCATTAGCACAAGTGTGTAAATATGCTAATCGAGTGAGTTATCAAGTGTTAAGTCAGCATTCACCTCGTTTAACGCGTGGTTTACCTGAAAAAGAAGACAGCTTAGAAGAAGCCTATTGGGAACGTTAA
- a CDS encoding MFS transporter, producing the protein MSNADPTLPIEETDVLQRKANKRNTVFSILTAISFSHLLNDMIQSLILAIYPMLQSEFSLSFVQIGMITLTYQITASLLQPFIGLYTDKYPKPYSLPIGMGFTLTGLILLAFADTFPMLLFAAGLVGTGSSVFHPESSRVARMASGGRHGLAQSLFQVGGNLGSSLGPLLAALLIAPYGKGNVGWFSLAALLAIVVLLQVSRWYKIQQEAQKKQPKRLSNKAILPRKALLGSLAILLILIFSKYFYLASISSYYTFYLIHKFGVSVQNAQIHLFVFLFAVAAGTMIGGPVGDKIGRKYVIWGSILGVAPFTLILPYASLYWTGVLTVFIGVILASAFSAILVYAQELIPGKTGMVSGLFFGLAFGMGGIGAAVLGYIADQKSIEYVYHICAYLPLLGIFTIFLPNIGVDKTE; encoded by the coding sequence ATGAGTAATGCTGACCCAACGCTTCCCATAGAAGAAACTGATGTTTTACAACGAAAAGCCAACAAGCGTAATACGGTTTTTAGTATTTTAACTGCCATCAGTTTTTCACATCTTCTCAATGATATGATCCAATCATTGATATTAGCTATTTACCCTATGTTGCAATCTGAATTTTCTCTCAGTTTTGTGCAAATAGGGATGATAACGTTGACTTATCAAATTACAGCATCCTTATTACAGCCATTTATTGGCCTCTATACTGATAAATATCCTAAGCCTTACTCATTACCTATTGGTATGGGTTTTACTCTAACAGGGCTTATTCTCCTTGCCTTTGCTGATACATTCCCAATGTTATTATTTGCTGCTGGGTTAGTGGGTACTGGCTCATCTGTTTTCCATCCTGAATCATCCCGTGTTGCTAGAATGGCATCAGGTGGAAGGCACGGACTTGCACAATCGCTCTTCCAAGTAGGCGGGAATCTCGGTAGCTCATTAGGCCCTCTTTTGGCTGCATTACTGATAGCACCTTATGGCAAAGGAAATGTCGGTTGGTTCTCCCTTGCTGCATTGCTGGCTATTGTCGTGTTATTACAAGTTAGCCGTTGGTATAAAATTCAACAAGAAGCTCAGAAAAAACAACCTAAAAGACTCAGCAATAAAGCAATATTGCCACGCAAAGCCCTTTTGGGATCTTTAGCCATTTTACTTATTCTGATTTTTTCTAAGTATTTTTATCTTGCAAGCATCAGTAGCTACTATACTTTCTATTTAATACATAAATTTGGCGTTTCAGTACAAAATGCACAAATTCACCTATTTGTTTTTCTCTTTGCTGTTGCTGCTGGCACCATGATTGGTGGCCCTGTAGGCGATAAAATTGGTAGAAAATACGTTATTTGGGGATCTATTCTAGGTGTTGCACCTTTTACACTGATACTCCCTTATGCCAGCTTGTACTGGACTGGCGTACTTACTGTATTCATTGGTGTAATTTTAGCTTCAGCATTTTCTGCTATCTTGGTTTATGCTCAAGAGTTAATTCCGGGTAAAACAGGTATGGTTTCAGGGCTTTTCTTTGGACTTGCTTTTGGAATGGGAGGGATTGGTGCTGCAGTCTTAGGGTATATTGCAGATCAGAAGAGTATTGAATATGTCTATCATATTTGTGCTTATCTCCCACTGTTAGGTATTTTCACCATTTTTCTTCCTAATATTGGGGTAGATAAAACTGAATAA
- the htpG gene encoding molecular chaperone HtpG: MKGQETRGFQSEVKQLLQLMIHSLYSNKEIFLRELISNASDAADKLRFRALSDAALYENNGELHVRISTDKENRTLTISDNGIGMTRDEVIDNLGTIAKSGTKSFLESIGQDQAKDSQLIGQFGVGFYSAFIVADKVTVRTRAAGETADKGVFWESEGEGDYTVADIEKADRGTEITLHLREGEDEYLDDWRLRSIISKYSDHISLPVEIETKNEEDGTVTWEKINKAQALWTRNKAEVSDDEYKEFYKHISHDFADPLSWVHNRVEGKQEYTSLLYVPSKAPWDLWNREQRHGLKLYVQRVFIMDEAEQFMPNYLRFIRGLVDSNDLPLNVSREILQDSSVTRNLRSALTKRALQMLQKLAENKPEEYQAFWKEFGLVLKEGPAEDSSNIETIAKLLRFASTHNDSDAQTVSLEDYVSRMVEGQEKIYYITADSYAAAKNSPHLELFRKKGIEVLLLSDRIDEWMMNYLTEFDGKSFQSVSKADESLDKLADEEKQAEQEETDKQLAPFVERIKTLLGDRVKEVKLTHRLTDTPAIVTTSADEMTTQMAKLFAAAGQEVPEVKYNFELNPNHPLVKQTAELTDDALFADWVNLLLDQALFAERGSLEDPNQFIRLVNQLLVQKA; this comes from the coding sequence ATGAAAGGTCAGGAAACAAGAGGATTTCAGTCAGAAGTTAAACAACTTCTTCAATTAATGATCCATTCTCTTTACTCCAATAAAGAAATTTTCCTTCGCGAATTGATTTCGAACGCATCAGATGCGGCTGATAAATTGCGTTTCCGTGCATTATCAGATGCAGCACTTTATGAAAATAACGGTGAATTGCATGTGCGCATTTCCACTGATAAAGAGAACCGAACTCTGACTATCAGTGATAATGGTATTGGTATGACTCGTGATGAAGTCATTGATAATCTAGGTACTATCGCAAAATCAGGTACCAAATCATTCTTAGAATCTATCGGACAAGATCAAGCTAAAGATAGCCAGTTAATTGGTCAGTTTGGTGTGGGATTCTATTCAGCTTTTATCGTTGCAGATAAAGTGACTGTGCGCACTCGTGCTGCAGGTGAAACAGCCGATAAAGGCGTTTTCTGGGAGTCTGAAGGTGAAGGTGATTACACCGTTGCTGATATTGAAAAAGCGGATCGCGGTACTGAAATAACGCTTCATTTGCGTGAAGGCGAAGATGAGTATTTAGATGATTGGCGTCTACGTAGCATTATTAGTAAATATTCTGACCATATTTCTTTGCCTGTTGAAATTGAAACGAAAAATGAAGAAGACGGCACAGTAACGTGGGAAAAAATTAATAAGGCGCAAGCGCTGTGGACTCGTAATAAAGCTGAAGTAAGTGATGATGAGTATAAAGAGTTTTATAAGCATATCTCTCATGACTTTGCTGATCCATTAAGCTGGGTACACAACCGCGTTGAAGGTAAACAAGAATACACAAGTTTATTATATGTGCCTTCAAAAGCGCCTTGGGATTTATGGAATCGTGAACAGCGCCATGGTTTAAAACTGTATGTACAGCGTGTTTTTATTATGGATGAAGCTGAGCAGTTTATGCCTAATTACCTACGTTTTATTCGTGGGTTAGTTGATTCTAATGATTTACCACTAAACGTTTCGCGAGAAATTCTACAAGACAGCTCTGTTACACGTAACTTACGTAGTGCATTAACTAAACGTGCATTACAAATGTTACAAAAACTGGCTGAGAATAAGCCTGAAGAGTATCAAGCATTCTGGAAAGAGTTTGGTTTAGTCTTAAAAGAAGGTCCAGCAGAAGACTCATCTAACATTGAAACTATTGCTAAGTTACTGCGTTTTGCATCAACGCATAACGACAGTGATGCTCAAACGGTTTCATTGGAAGATTATGTTAGCCGCATGGTGGAAGGTCAGGAAAAAATCTATTACATCACCGCTGATAGCTACGCTGCTGCGAAAAATAGCCCTCATTTAGAGCTGTTCCGCAAAAAAGGTATCGAAGTATTACTGTTATCAGATCGTATTGATGAATGGATGATGAATTATCTGACAGAGTTTGATGGCAAGTCATTCCAATCTGTCAGTAAAGCAGATGAATCTCTTGATAAACTGGCTGATGAAGAAAAACAAGCTGAACAAGAAGAAACAGATAAACAATTAGCACCTTTCGTTGAGCGCATTAAAACTTTGTTGGGCGACAGAGTTAAAGAGGTGAAATTAACACACCGCTTGACAGATACCCCTGCGATTGTGACAACCAGTGCGGATGAAATGACCACACAAATGGCGAAATTGTTTGCAGCAGCAGGACAAGAAGTGCCAGAAGTAAAATATAACTTTGAGCTAAATCCAAATCATCCATTAGTGAAACAAACAGCCGAGTTAACGGATGACGCTTTATTTGCTGATTGGGTTAATTTATTACTCGATCAGGCATTATTTGCTGAAAGAGGCTCTTTGGAAGATCCAAACCAGTTTATTCGCTTAGTGAATCAACTTTTAGTTCAAAAAGCGTAA
- a CDS encoding ABC transporter substrate-binding protein produces MKALLQHCLLGIGILSLSSFSYADRQIVDQIGRTVTIPDKIERTVVLQHQTLNLLVQLDATDKVVGVMSNWKQQLGDGYAQLAPSLENTPKVGDLTSFDAESLVKLQPQVVFVTNYAPKEMIDKISALGIPVVAISLRKEANEDKSTLNPTLQNEEQAYNEGLKEGILLIGDIVNKSENAKTLVNDTFKQREQVSQRLQDIPKEQRVRAYMANPDLTTYGSGKYTGLMMEHAGAFNVAASTVKGYKQVSLEQVIAWDPEVIFVQDRYPQVVDEIKQDTRWQVINAVKNNRIYLMPEYAKAWGYPMPEAMAIGELWMAKKLYPEKFSDIDMQKAANDWYQKFYRTQYQGKE; encoded by the coding sequence ATGAAAGCTTTATTACAGCACTGTTTATTAGGTATTGGCATACTCTCCCTTTCTTCCTTCTCTTACGCAGACAGACAAATCGTAGACCAAATTGGTCGCACCGTGACCATTCCAGATAAAATAGAAAGAACGGTGGTTTTACAACATCAAACACTGAATTTACTAGTTCAACTTGATGCTACAGATAAAGTTGTTGGTGTAATGTCTAACTGGAAACAACAATTAGGTGATGGCTATGCACAATTAGCGCCCTCACTGGAAAATACCCCAAAAGTGGGCGATCTCACCAGTTTTGATGCTGAAAGCTTAGTAAAGCTACAACCTCAAGTTGTTTTTGTAACCAATTACGCCCCAAAAGAGATGATCGATAAGATCTCTGCTCTTGGTATTCCTGTTGTGGCGATTTCATTACGCAAAGAAGCTAATGAAGATAAATCAACACTCAATCCAACATTACAAAACGAAGAACAAGCCTATAACGAAGGGCTAAAAGAAGGCATTTTGTTGATTGGGGATATCGTCAATAAATCAGAAAATGCAAAAACCTTAGTAAATGATACTTTTAAACAACGTGAGCAAGTAAGTCAGCGCTTACAAGATATTCCTAAAGAGCAACGAGTGCGGGCTTACATGGCAAACCCAGACTTAACTACTTATGGTTCAGGTAAGTATACAGGCTTGATGATGGAGCACGCTGGCGCATTCAATGTTGCGGCATCAACCGTCAAAGGATATAAACAAGTTTCTCTTGAACAAGTTATTGCATGGGATCCTGAAGTTATCTTTGTTCAAGACAGATACCCACAAGTTGTGGATGAAATAAAACAAGATACACGTTGGCAAGTCATTAATGCTGTTAAAAATAATCGCATTTATTTAATGCCTGAATATGCAAAAGCATGGGGATACCCAATGCCAGAAGCCATGGCAATTGGTGAGTTGTGGATGGCAAAAAAACTATATCCTGAAAAATTTAGCGATATTGATATGCAAAAAGCGGCTAATGATTGGTATCAAAAATTCTATCGTACTCAATATCAAGGGAAAGAGTAG